The sequence below is a genomic window from Sneathiella sp. P13V-1.
GATCCGCTTTTCGTCCGGAGTTTCTGAACCGTTTGGATGAGCAAATCGTCTTCCACCGTCTGTCGAGAGACAATATGGATGGCATTGTAGATATTCAGCTGGCGCAGCTAATTGCCTTGCTGGAGGATCGTCAGATTACGATCAATCTTGACGCGAAAGCGCGGACTTGTCTCGCGGATCGTGGATTTGATCCGATTTACGGTGCGCGTCCGTTAAAGCGGGTTATTCAACGTCAACTGCAGAACCCTCTCGCAACAATGTTGCTGCAAGGGGATATTGCAGATGGAGATACTGTTGAGGTGAGCGCCTCAGATGACGGGCTGACAATCAATGATCAGCTGGTGACAGTTGATTGATCAAACAAAAAGGGCGGCTCTGTAAGCCGCCCTTTTTTATTGTCTAGTTCTGTGGTTTTTCTTCCAGGCTCGCTACCTTGTTCAGCATGGGAAGTGCTGCGATATCCTTATTCATTTGCTTCATATGAGATTTGAAGGCGTTCATCATTTTACCCTTCAGTTTTCGTCCAGCCGGTAGCTTCACGGATAATGGGTTAATCTGACGTCCGCTTTTAAGTACTTCATAATGAAGATGGGGGCCGGTTGACCGGCCGGTAGTGCCCACATAACCAATGATCTGGCCCTGTTTGACACGCGCTCCCTTTCGGATGCCTTTCGCATATCCCTTCATATGGGCGTAGGCTGTTTTGTACTCGCTGGTATGGCGGATGCGAACATAGTTGCCGTAAGCACCATTTCGGGCCGCCATTTCTACGACACCGTTACCGGCTGCCATAATTGGCGTGCCGCGAGGGGCGCCGAAGTCAGCGCCGCGATGCATTTTGGTATAGCCGAGGATTGGATGTTTACGTTTTCCAAACCGAGACGTCAGGCGGGCACCATCAATAGGGGTCCGCATCAGCGTTTTTCGAACACTTTGACCGTTAGGCCCGTAATAATCTGTAAAACCATCATCTTTGGTTTTGAAACGATACAGGGAAATTTCATCACCACTTAGGGTGAGGGAAGCCCATAAGATACGCCCTTCTTTTAGCGCCGTGCCATTTTCATCTACAAAGCGTTCGAAATAGACTTCAAATTTGTCACCAGCCTGTATCTCGCGCTGGAAATCAACGTCAAAACTGAAGATACGAATAAGCTCAAGGGTAACCCGAGTTGGAAGACCGGATTGGGCAGCGGATAGGAATAAAGAGTTTTCAATTGTGCCACCGGCCCGAGCCATCTTCTTTTCAAGTTCAATGACAGTCTCTTTGACCGAGAAGCCATCATCCTGCCTGATTGCGGCTACTTCTCTGTCCACATCTTCCTTCAAAGAAACACTCACTAATTGGAACGTCTCTTCCCTGCCGTTTGCAACAGGCCGGTCTTCTTTTAAAAAGGAGAGCTTGACGTCCTGCCCGATTTTCAGTTGTCGTGGATTGTACTTTTCAGATAACGCCACGATCGCATCGTAGCTATCTTGTGTGTTGGCACCAGATCGGGTGAGGAGTTTCATTAGAGTGTCACCTTTGCCAACGGAAACCGTCTTGGTGACTTCTTCTGTTATGACTTCTTCCGAAAGCGATGCCAGTTGAATCTCTGCTTTGGGTGCCTGTGCAGATTGAGGTTCTGGTGAACTTACGTCCTCAGCAACCGTGCTTGCATCTCTTGCTTGAGAAATGTCAGGTTCTTCGTCTGGAAGGAAGGAATAAGCAATCATCCCTCCGATAGAGGCCCCGCCAATGATGGTCACAAGGGGTATGATAAACCTATATGAAGATGTT
It includes:
- a CDS encoding M23 family metallopeptidase yields the protein MRSKIKQTSSYRFIIPLVTIIGGASIGGMIAYSFLPDEEPDISQARDASTVAEDVSSPEPQSAQAPKAEIQLASLSEEVITEEVTKTVSVGKGDTLMKLLTRSGANTQDSYDAIVALSEKYNPRQLKIGQDVKLSFLKEDRPVANGREETFQLVSVSLKEDVDREVAAIRQDDGFSVKETVIELEKKMARAGGTIENSLFLSAAQSGLPTRVTLELIRIFSFDVDFQREIQAGDKFEVYFERFVDENGTALKEGRILWASLTLSGDEISLYRFKTKDDGFTDYYGPNGQSVRKTLMRTPIDGARLTSRFGKRKHPILGYTKMHRGADFGAPRGTPIMAAGNGVVEMAARNGAYGNYVRIRHTSEYKTAYAHMKGYAKGIRKGARVKQGQIIGYVGTTGRSTGPHLHYEVLKSGRQINPLSVKLPAGRKLKGKMMNAFKSHMKQMNKDIAALPMLNKVASLEEKPQN